One Scyliorhinus torazame isolate Kashiwa2021f chromosome 28, sScyTor2.1, whole genome shotgun sequence genomic window, GTATGGTAGCCCTAACTTCCACCTCTACTGAGGGCCAAGAGTAGAGGCCACAGTGCTGTCAAAACTGCTCCAGCTAAAGCAGTAACACCAGCAGTAGCACTGGCTGCCTTCTACTCAGCCAAATgtcatcgtgcccccccccccccccccccccccccccgcaaaagaaCATTTGGTGTCCACAGAACATTTGGAATTGACACCAAGATCCATCTAGAAGGAGATGATACCTCAACACTGTGTCTACAGGAAAATGGTCAGTTCTTGACATGTCTAAGCACCAGTGTTTCACAAAACTCAGATTCTCATGGCAGGTTGATGACATTTAGATTCTCCAGGAACAAGGCTTCCTGCCCAGCAACAAGCATTGCTAACAGTTGACTATGTTTCTATCACTCGGGCTTATAGTCCAATTGCAGATGTCTGCCTGTCAGCACATTGGCGTGCTCTCTTCTGAGAGGGGAAAAAAGAGGTGGTATGAGTGCTCATAATTATTTGTGTGGAAAGTAGGGAAAGACAACATTTGTGGATAGTGATTGAGAGGTATTGGTATTCGAGAGCAATAAGTTGACACAGATAGGGAGATGAGGTACCTGGTGGGATAGAAATGAGTGAAGCTGGAACGTGTATGTTGACCTGAGGTGTGATATgtgggagaatgcaggagaatgctGGTTAGAGGCTTGGTACGGGTTATGCCACACCCTGCCATGCCCTTCTGGGGTCCTCTTGCTGCATGCCTCCAGGTTGGTGAGAGCATAGCTCCACTGTGGAATTCCTCTGGCACTTCCATTCATGCCTGCTTGTTTGGAAAGGCTGATCTCTTCCTCGGGAGAGCTCAGTTTACTGTAATCCCTCAAATCCCGCAGCAGATCCTCGAGCTACATCAGAGACCGGTGGTAACCTTCGTGGGTCTTTGCCATTCCTGCCATTCTCAAGAATCAAAATTCTGATGAGTTTTTCTGACCTATGCCACGGTCCCTTTAATTAGAAATCCTGTATTTGATCAAATGGATGCTTCACCCCCTCCCATCTTCCAGAATAGTTTGGTGAACTGAGCGGCAGGATGATACTTGGTTTCTCTGATAAAAAATAATGCACAATTCAAAGGGTCAGGTTTCTTACCCAAAAACGATCCTGCCATTCAGGAAGGTGATACGATTTTGCCCAATAATTTCAGGTGACATCAAATGGTCTTTTGATGATGTTTCAAATTTCCACTATTTGTAGTATTTTGCTTTCAAAAAAAGACTGATGAATTGGTTCCAATAGTTGAAAGAATATTTAACTTGTACATAACATTTGTGCCATTTGCTGCCTCGAAAAAGATGGTTTTCTTTCTAAATTCATTTCCTTCTCAATACTATTCTCTCAACTTTTTACTGAGGTACAATTCCTCACGGACTGGCTGTCCTGTTGTTTCTTACCCAAGTGGCTTTTTGGCAGTGAATGTTGATGGGCCATCTAAACAGAGGTCACGATAGCAGAGGCTAAACCTATCTTCATTCAAGATCCATGTGCGCACTTACAACAGGGACAGCAATCAGAGGGTCCTAGTCAATATGGTTCTTTCCTAACTCAGGAACAGTGAAGATAATTATAGCATCCGTATCTACCAAACCAGCTGTTATCAGTTAGTAAAGCACAGACAAGAGATCAAACCTGGAATTTTTCTAGTCTGAATGCCTACTCACTGGGCAAACTCACTGAACTTCAAAAGTTAAGTTTAAAACAATAATCCTCCATTGCAAAATAGACAGAAAAATACTACCATCAATTTAAATTCACTCATTTTAGAGGTCAGAAAAGGGAGAACCATTCTTCTATCTATGGCCGTGGCAATCACAGTTGATTAGTTCATATCTACCCTTTTTCTTCACTGTGTATTCAGTCTCCCCTCAGCCTTTCAAAGCAAAGACTGTTCAGAAACAGCAACAATGATCCCAATTAAAAGTTGTAGTACATTGGTCTAACAGCAGATTCATATGAAATATAACACTAACATCAGGCAGGATGGAATCCACACATCTAACACAagctttaaaaggttaagttgttgAATTCCATAACAAACTAATTTGACTATTAGGTGTACATTATTTCAAATTATTTTCCATTTTTCCATGAAATAAACAGTCAATATTATGTGTAGTCCTGACAAAATTGCGTCAGCCTCGAAACAGGTTCAATGTAATGAATTCTGCCACTCAAAGGAAGTCCTCTAGAATTTCACTCATTCCACAACTTTCTAAGCTCTCACGTGTCTTAATTTTACTTTTCATTGATTTTGTTTTTATAATCTGTGGTATTTTACGTAAATTATTTTCAATAATGGATATTGTTATATACTTGGTTCCTCAAGATATCTGCGGCATTTTAAATTGAAGTAAAAAATGTTCAATTTAGATCTttagaatagtaagaagtcttacaacaccaggttaaagtccaacaggtttgtttcgatgtcactagcttttacggagcgctgctccttcctcaggtgaaagaagaggcatgttccagaaacatatatatatatatatatatatatatagacagattcaaagatgccagacaatacttggaatgcgagcattagcaggtgattaaatctttaccgatccagagatggggtaaccccaggttaaagaggtgtgaattgtgtgaaaccaggacagttggtaggatttgcaggccagatggtgggggatgaatataatgcaacatgaatcccaggtcccagttgaggccgcactcatgtgtgcggaacttggctataagcttctgttcggcgattctgctttgtcgctcgtcctgaaggccgccttggagaacgcttacccggagatcagaggctgaatgcccttgacgactggaagggaacattcctgcctggtgattgtcgcgcgatgtccattcattcgttgtcgcagcgtctgcatggtctcgccaacgtaccatgctttgggacatcctttcctgcagcgtatgaggtagacaacattggccgagtcgcacgagtatgtaacgcgtatctgatgggtggtgttctcacgtataatggtggtatccatgtcgatgatctggcacgtcttgcagagattgccatggcagggttgtgtggtgtcatggtcactgttctgaaggctgggtagtttgctgcaaacaatgatttgtttgaggttgtgcggttgtttgaaggcaagtagtgggggggatcTTTAGAATAGCATATTACACCTACTTGTAGAAAGTGACATTATATTCCTACATTACaagagtgaccacacttcaaaagcagcaactcaccaagtctcctttgacagcaccatccaaacttGCAACATCTACTATCTTGAAGGACAAGGGTGGTAAGATAcacgagaacaccaccacctgcaagttccccttcaagccacacagcatcctgacttccTTCACTATtgttgggtcaaaatgctggagcttcctttctcacagcactctggctgtacctgcaccacatgaactgcagtggttcaccaaggtagctcaccaccaccttctcaagggcaattacgaatggacaataaatgctggtctaaccagtgctGCCCATATTCCATGcataaataactttttaaaagtaCTTATTTGGCTATAAAATACTTTTACACCTCTGATAGTCATGAACATTTTAtatgaatgcaaatctttctttctttgTAACCAAATATTTTGAGACTGAAGAGTCTGCTTCAATTTCCATTGAAACATTTTTGACAGAATAAAATAAATGTAAATGAATGAACACATATGGAAAGAAAGCACAATACTGTATGGAGAACAGAGAAATCCAACATTAGACAACCAGTTCCGTTATACTACAATTCAGTGAGCCTAGAAATGTTAATCGAGATCCACTACATCTCACTAAAATTACAGTAATCATTGAGGTAGTATTGGTGATTCACAGAATCTGGCATCTGGGCAATGAAAGAGATTGAGCCACAACCATtaattactttttttaaaatattggTCAAACGCCACAGCTACCCAAGTCTTGTCATTGATATGGGATCTTGGTGTCTTTCCAAAGCAAGGTGATACAACTTCATAAGAAAAATAACTTTAATTTCAAAATGTATCTCATGTGTAGCTGCAGAGAATCTCAATTAATATCGTGTGGATATTTTTGTCAATTTCACAAGCATCACGAACCAGATTAGAGTTAGCAGTAAGGAGAACATGATCGGACAGGAATTATGATTTAAGCATGACTTTTCTGCGCCCTTTTGACAAAACAGTACTGAATTGATGGAAAGCTTTTGAGCAGTTTTTATCTGATGTGCATAGATTCAGTTATAAATGGAGATCAGGTTACTTGTCCTACATTATTCTTTCCATTCTTGCCCCATCTATGAACATGTATTATCTTCATATATACCTTAACTGTGACTAACAAACAATTATTATGTACAAATTAAGGTTGGGATGAGAAATTTGTATACAATGAATGGGCATCCATTAGATTAGGTAAAAATTAATATAATTTGTGAGCCATGGTTGACTGCTCACTGAGCAAATGAATATGCTTATCAAAATAGATTCTAATGTTGGAATTAGGAAAAGAGAAAAAGAACCAAAGAGCCATAGAAATATCAGACTACTTCCATTATTCAAACAAAAACAATCTACATCTCTGCAGTATGGCAAGGGGCTTGGAAGGTAACTAtagaaaaggacaaggaacaatcaagagtaaaaatatttaattggaggagggcCAATTTCAATGGGGTGAGAATGGATCTGGCCtgggtaaattggaatcaaagattggcaggcTAAACTGTAATGGAACAATTAGTTGCCTTGAAAAAGAAGATGGTTCGAGTACATTCCCACAAAGGGGAAAGGTGAGGCTATCGAAGCCAGAGTTCCCTGGATGAAAATAAAAGTGAGAACGGAGGCTGAATGTAGAAAATCCTGAGGCAAAATGGAAAAGGAAataagagagacaaagagagtgtgCAAAAATACGTGCAGCAAACATATTAAAAATATAtaaaagtgggcagcatggtggtgcagtggttagcactgctgcctcacaacactgagGACAGAGAGAAACTATTCTCATTGGTGCAAGTGTTGGAAACCAGAGGACCCCAGTTTATGTTAAATGGCAAAAGAACCAGTGGCAACATGAGGGAAAATCTACTTAAGCATTGGGTAgtcatgatctggaatgcactgttcgATAGTGTTGTGGgggcaggttcaatcctggctttcAAACGAGAATTGGATGACAACCTGGAGATAAAAAAAACTTTCAGGTCTATGGGgaaagggtgagggagtgggactaGCCGAATTgctatttcagagacactgtgcagAGATGATGGATCAATAATTGtctcccttctgtgctgtaaccattctatgaatcaatgggctggattttgcaaGCCCTCTGGTGATAGGCTAGGAGGAGGGAGGGCTGGTAGTATTAAGGCAGATGATGTCAAGAGGGAAGCCTAACATCTTTCCACAACCATTGCATGATCTCAGAAATGGGAacaataacatcacagccaattaaGGCAAATAATTGGTCAATTAGGTGCCATTTATTGCCCCAAGTGTCATTTTACTGGTATCATGTTGGGCCACCTCCGTATGAGACAACCATCAGTTAAATTGAACCTATTTCCTGCAGGTCCCTATTGGAACCTTTCTTTAAAGCTGCTCCATGGCTCAAAGAGGCACTCACCTCTCAGTAGCAAAGACCATGTTTGCGGCACTGACTCTGCTGTTGGATGGTTCACCCCACTGATCAATGCCTGCCTGGCCCCGAAACATTGAAAAAATGTTTATCTGCCCTCAAGGATACCTCTGATTGGATCTTGTGAATGAGATGGCAGCTCTGACAGGAGGaccaccatccttaattggattGTGATCCTGTCGATAGCTTCTTAATCAGCTGCCGCCAGTAAAATCCTACCAGGGATCCTGGTTTCTGGCTGCCCAGGCTCAGTATCCACTTTCAGTCCCCGCGGCAgtatggtgatatgcctgtgcacacacCATCTTAGGACTTTCACACTTATTGTTGTCCTGCGCAGATTGGGTGCCCCTTGTGGTCACCTCGTCACTACCGCCAAACCAACTGAATAGCATTTCATAATCGTCCTCTTCTAGCTCATCATCGgagtcttcactttcctcatcatgGTCATCGTAATTATCATTGTAATAACCATCATCATCTGCAATGGTTTCTCCTGTAAAGTATGACATTGCATGTGGAATGTGTTCACGCaagtgaccaatttcaaagtcaacATCGAGCCTTGCTGCTGAACCGTCATCAAACTCTCCATGCTCTGGAACTTTAGGAGGGCTGGAAAAATTTAAGAAATAGTCATTTGGTATAGTTTTCGTAACTGTTCTACCAGTGTTCCGGCCCTTATGCTTCGGCTTCGTTTTAATGGTTTTCAATGTGAcgttttttcctttcttccagtttATCTGGCGCCCAGTGCATCCCGTGACTTCTGGTTCATTAAAGAAGAAAAAGTCTAAGTCGTAAGGCTGCAATTGCATCTGGTATGCTTTTGTGACTACCTCATTTCTGAAATATTCATTTGGCTCAAAGTTAAACACCTGATTAAAGCTCGTTGGCTGTCCCGGATCTGAAAGTTTTACAtttacatcttgtagatgctttaggaTAGGTTCATCACgctcctgtatcatgtcactgagcacatccacatttttgaagactattaaccagaattctggaattcttTTTAGCGcctccatctcttcatctgatGAATCTTCCTCCACTTTAACTTTTTCTTGTATTGCATCGGATAACTGCGCCATTATATCTCCTTACCAGTCGCAATGATCCTCTGTTGCAGAgctatctggaatgcacagccgctCAATTAGGTTCAGGCCTCACATGCgtccgctcctatgatggactcgcgttccatgtccacaatggaaaatggtatgatgtgacttctgttgtgtacccatgtTTCGAGTTCACATGCTCCCAGCGCCACAATCTCATTCCCATTGTAGCCTCTCAGTAGTCTCGTTTGATTGAAGAATTTTGGTTTGACTCGCAGCCTGTTCAAATCGGACAAACTGAGACAGTTGGCCCTTGCACCCGTGTCAAGCTTGCATTTGATCATCGTagcattcagcatcactggaattgtcaaTCATCTACAACATATCAACACCACCATCACTATTGCCGCAACTGGTCAGTAAGATGAGGATGATGCCACCAAAGCTAAGCAGAAAAGGAGGGGCAAAGAGTGGCTTATTTAAATGAGAAGGACGGGGAAAAGAAGAATAATTGAGGATACAGTTGGTCGACCGGGTAGCACCCGCGACAGTGAAGTCAAAAGCCATCAGCAATAAGGCCGATATGCAAGAAAACCCACAGAGACGGAGTAGGAAGCATTGCTTCAAAAGATTGAAAAAGTTAGTGTCACAAATAATACCAGTCAGAAAAACAGTCTTCCGAATGTTGAAGCAAGAGCAAGTAACCGATTAAGGTGCAGGAGACCAACAAGACTATGTCATTTGGAACGTGTAATAAGCTGTACACAAGGGACACATCTAAAATTATCAGgcatatcatgttttgtaaaaCACAGTTACATTTGTACATGTGATCTTTAAAAATTATTATGCAGATCAGATTTTGTAAAACACAAGTTATATTTGTATGTAAATGTTAacacttccaaaggaagggggaattggtgatatgcctgtgcagttTTGTTTATGGTtgtctatcaatgtatatagttattgaTGCGACCGCCAATCAGCTGGTAGCGATAGAcatctaccatgtgactcgagatatccggcagttgaagtagctccaggagagttCACTAAATTCATTTACTTTGTTACCATTTATatcatagttcgttagttatccTTCCACAAGTTCATCTTATTAATAAAgtgtcttactagtcaaagaactagatgttctgtatgcATCTGCATTACAGCCACAGCACAGAACATAACAGGTAAGACTTTGGGCCTTCTGACAAACGCTGGCTTATGACTCGACTCACATCTTAAATGTAGGATTTGTTTTGAATTCCCCAGTAACATAGTCTTCAATTTAAGTATTAACCACTTTCATTTGTTATCAGCAATGCTCTTGGATATTACTGGGAAGTGCGGGTCAACATGTGCAGTGGTACCCATTTTGAGGCAATACTGAGAGTTGCTGAAATCATATTATCTAATGCCAGCACCAACCCAATATTTAAGACAAACTTCATGTTCTACCCTATCCTGATACTTCTAAGGTAACAATTTTGATCTCGAATTGATACTGACCAGGAATGCCTTATTACATGGTTATTCTGTCGAAAGACCACCTCAGGCTACGCTTGTGATCTCTTTTATGTTATAGTCCATTCCTATTACAATGCACAAAAGCATAGGTTTCCAAATACAAtattacactgactggtgtataacatgtattcttgcattgaagcaagcTATTACAGTTGTGGCTATACCATTGGAGAAtagagggcacgattctcccagccccgcgccgggtcagagaatcgccgcaaccacgccacgccaCACGATTTTACGagtgcagagaatcggtgccatttgcgccggcgcgtttggcgcagcgccggttgcgggccgctgtacgaggccgggccgccgattctccggctcgcaTGGGCtgagcggaaaaagcagagtcccgccggcgccgtccacacctggtcgctgccgggggtaactctgcgcgaagggtcggggggcggcctgtaggggaggggagggggggaggaggcgggctccgtccccagggggggcctccgatggggtctggcgagcgatcagggcccaccaatcagcgggccagcctctcccccctcgggcctactttgttgcgcgtccggccccagaacccccacgccatgttgtgttccgtaaagccaccgcgcatgcacgggttggcgcgtcgccactgcgcatgcgtgggttggcgccgaccCAGTGCGCACCAGGAAGtggggctggagtggcgtgaaccgctccagcgccgtgctggccccctgtgagggccagaatcgttagtgcccacgcccgtttcacgccgtcgtcaaACGCGACGGGTTCACGACGCGCAGACACTCTGTCCCGCAATCGGAGAATTGCGCCCGGAAAATGCAATCAACAAGATCCCCATTTTATCGTTTGATAGCCAGGAGAAAGCATATGTTATAAGAGttagtcatttaaaaaaatatattttgaatgCAAAGATGAAATTGCATGTAAAAGGTTGTTAGGGTCGATGTCAATTCTGTAATTTGGAACATGGGGCAAAACAGGATAAAATGTATTCACAAAAAGCAACTGTTCTATGCCTTAACATGATAAAATGGCAGTACATTTGTAAAGGCCAATTACCACCCAAATACTTTTACCACCTTCTTTGACACCAGTTATATACCACACCATGCCAAGATGAAGCACTGAGAGGTGACTTTCCTGAGGGACTCTCATTACTGGGTGTTCTAGAATAGACTAAAACCTGAATCATAATTATGCTACTGTGTTTTCATTGAATTGCAATGTAACGGGACTCACAATGAACATAATCGTCAGTATATTCATCCAAGTTCTGGTTCACAGACTAGGCATTGGATATTTACCAATGACTGTTGTCAACTGCTTTGATTGAAACTTTAAATACAAAAACAAGCATTGACATGAATATACATATTCTTTTTACCTTATAAGTGCCATAATGTCTCACACAGAAGAAAGAACTACAAGGCttgaaaacaaataacaaaaatatCCAATTATGCCATCAACTCTGCTACAAAAATCCAATTATCTGCAGATCTGGCCACAGCTGTGGTAATTGGTGACCTGCACTTTTGGTCAGCAGACAATCGGGATGATGAAGGCAATTAAACACAAAGTCTATACATGCCCTGCAGAGGTTATTGTGGCTGTTATATCAGACCTCATCAATTTCAAAATAAAAAGAAAGGAAGCTGCCTCCATATCTCTTCAACCGTGGTTGCAACCAAAATGTTAGTGAGGTGATCATAAGGTAAATTATGTCAATGGAATGACAAATGCAGCCTTTGGAAAAACAGAGAGGAATAATTACAGGCCCAGGATATAATTGAGCAATTTGATTGTCCTGCACTTGAGCTGTCATTTTGATGTGAAGTGCTGTCACACCCTGCAACACTACTAGAATCGGACAGCCCCGTCCACTTTGATCTATGCTTACGCAAATGAAATGAGGTCAAAATCTGGTCATAAGAAACTCCCTTATGTGATTAAGGCTTTCAATTTtacaggagatttttttttttattagtgatcacaaagcacaaattgtcaATGCTTTGAGAAGAGAAAAACTTGTAAACAAGCTGCAACAAAGTGAAAACGTGCAttagataggtggaggtgtgggagcTAGAAACCGGCTTCTTTAAAGCCAAGAACGATTTAAATTTATACTGGCTGAACAAACAGCAAAACAAAAGACCCGATCAGTTAAATAAAGACCAAATAAATCCCTGCGTATTTTTTCTCACACATAACATACACAATTTACATTTAGAAACTCGCAGATTAATAAAATATAAATTATGTTAAAAAAGATTTATAAAGGGCATTTTTTCCAGCTTATCATGTTTTTTGTGTGTCAATGGACATGTGCAGCAACACAGATACATTGCATTTCTGTTGTCTTGGCTGATGCTTACCAGATCATCTTTGGGTTTCACCACTTTCGTGAAGGCACCCCTGGCAGCTGCTTCTTCATATTCTTTTTTTGTAACTTTTCTTGCATCCAGAAACTTCAGCTTTGGCAATTTGTGAAGGATGAAATACCTGGAAAGGGAAGCATTAAAGAGGCCTTGGTTAATAATTATATTTGCAAGGAACATTGCCCATCAAAAACAGTCAGAGAAAAGGATTGTGGGATGCAATAAAATTAACAAAATGGAGTTAAAAATAAGTCCAGTTTGCATATGACGACAGGCATAAAAATATGAAGAATAAAAGATATATAATAGGGTTAACAGCATGAAAGACATATCCATATCTTAGATTTTGAGACACAAGGCATAAATAAGAAAGAACCTGCATTATTTAGATGCTGGGTTTCACATATCATGACATCCCAGAGGGCATTGAAGACAATGAagagcttttgaagtgtagtcactattgtaaggcAGGGGAATGCCCGAACCAAATTTCACACAATATGGACCAACATATAGCACCTACGTAAACAACAGATAATTGGTTTTTAAtgctgttggttgaggaataaattttAGCTAGGGCACTGAAAGAGAGTGAGTGAATTCTCCCAAACAATTCTATGGAGTATTTTGCCTATGAAGGCAGGTGGGGCACTTGTTTAATGATTTACCTGAAATATGCCACCctcagatagtgcagcactctccctcACAACTGACTATAGTGACAGTCTCATTAAGATGCTCATATCCTTCAATGCAACATGAACTCTCAACCTTCCGAATCAGAAATGGGAAGTTGAGACTAATGTGAAAGGTGTCAAAATTTAAATATTCCAGAAGAAAATTATCAATATCCATCGGTGGAAAGTAGTCATACTATATCCAACAGTAAAGGTTGTCGAAACAAATGCTAACTCCATTTCAATCAAATAAAGTCCAGGCCTGATGAAAGTTCTGCTCACAGCCGCAGCATTCTTCTTTAT contains:
- the LOC140403429 gene encoding nucleosome assembly protein 1-like 1-A — translated: MAQLSDAIQEKVKVEEDSSDEEMEALKRIPEFWLIVFKNVDVLSDMIQERDEPILKHLQDVNVKLSDPGQPTSFNQVFNFEPNEYFRNEVVTKAYQMQLQPYDLDFFFFNEPEVTGCTGRQINWKKGKNVTLKTIKTKPKHKGRNTGRTVTKTIPNDYFLNFSSPPKVPEHGEFDDGSAARLDVDFEIGHLREHIPHAMSYFTGETIADDDGYYNDNYDDHDEESEDSDDELEEDDYEMLFSWFGGSDEVTTRGTQSAQDNNKCESPKMVCAQAYHHTAAGTESGY